From the genome of Leptotrichia sp. oral taxon 847:
TTACGACTGTAAAATTGACGACAACAGTACAGCAGAATATGCGAAAGTAAAACCTAGAAAAGTTATTGAAGCAATGAAAGAATTTTCAAATCCAAGATACAATGTTGATGTTTTAAAAGTAGAAGTTCCTGTAAATATGAAATTTGTAGAAGGATTTGCTGATGGAGAAACTGTTTATACAAAAGAGGAGGCTGCAAATTACTTTAAACTTCAGGAAGAAGCAACATCATTGCCATACATTTATCTAAGTGCTGGAGTAAGTGCGAAACTTTTTCAGGATACATTAAAATTTGCTCACGATTCAGGTGCTAAATTTAACGGAGTATTGTGTGGAAGAGCGACTTGGGCAAATGGTGTGGAAGTGTTTGCTAAGGAAGGCGAAAAGGCGACTGTGGAATGGCTGGACACTGCGGGAAGAAAGAATATTGAAGAACTAAATGAAGTAGTTGAAAAAACAGCAACATCTTGGAAGGAAAAGTAGATTTTAGAAAAATCGAAATAAAAAAAACAAGATAGAAAATAAAAAATATTAAAAGGGAGAGAATTATGACAAAAGAAGATGTAACAATGGTTGGATTTGAAATAGTAGCTTATGCAGGAGATGCAAGATCTAAATTAATGATTGCATTAAATAAAGCTCAAAATGGAGAATTTGAAGAAGCAGAAAATTTAGTAAAAGAAGCTGAAGAATGCTTAGTTGGTGCACATAATGCACAAACAGATATTTTAGCTAAAGAATCAGCTGGAGAAGATTTGGAAATTAGTTTCATTATGGTTCATGGGCAAGACCATTTGATGACAACAATATTATTGAAAGAATTAATGAAACATTTAATAGAATTATATAAAAGAGGAGCGAAGTAATGGAAAAACTGATTGAATTTATAGAAAAAGGAAAACCTTTTTTTGAAAAATTATCTCGGAATATATATTTAAGAGCAATTCGTGATGGTTTTATAGCTGGTATGCCAGTTATATTATTTTCTAGTATTTTTATTTTAGTTGCTTATGTTCCAAATGCTTTTGGATTTTTTTGGCCAAAAAGTATAGAAGCTTTATTAATGAAACCATATAGTTATTCTATGGGAATCTTAGCATTTTTAGTAGCTGGAACAACAGCTAAATCGTTAACAGATTCTGTAAACCGTTCTATGCCAGCAACTAATCAAATTAATTATCTTTCTACGCTTTTAGCCTCAATGGTTGGATTGTTGTTATTAGCAGCAGATCCAACTAAAACTGGAGTTTCAACTGGATTCTTGGGAACAAAAGGA
Proteins encoded in this window:
- a CDS encoding PTS lactose/cellobiose transporter subunit IIA, whose protein sequence is MTKEDVTMVGFEIVAYAGDARSKLMIALNKAQNGEFEEAENLVKEAEECLVGAHNAQTDILAKESAGEDLEISFIMVHGQDHLMTTILLKELMKHLIELYKRGAK